Proteins encoded by one window of Juglans regia cultivar Chandler chromosome 15, Walnut 2.0, whole genome shotgun sequence:
- the LOC109010669 gene encoding uncharacterized protein LOC109010669 — translation MKRALVRNASLFARNVLLSPKVNDQNPNPCPLLAPLAPSTTRPRLRFYSSENDSSGENPTPAPETSLATSQNKDSSIAVEDVSNKDLKTRIEKYFKGDEEALPSILEAILQRKLAGKHEDTDDELMEELRMKPLDDVKDKEFESDFEEMHETDEEIDDLYNARDIVMKRMVKDEFFNMDDQKWEGLVKEAIDHQIMKDTKECEEILEDMLKWDNLLPDEIKKKVEERFNELGDMCERGEIEAEEAYDLFKKFEDEMVTECKNIMEAEGPPKFDETDVPDMKKDLDDPPGEGPILRWQTRVVFAPGGDAWHPKNRKVKMSVTVKELGLSKHQFRRLRELVGKRYHPGKDELTITSERFEHREENRKDCLRTLYSLVEEAGKAKKLVENARTSYVKERLRANPAFMERLRAKTMRTRESYIASS, via the exons ATGAAGCGAGCTCTCGTAAGAAATGCCTCTCTCTTCGCTCGCAATGTTCTTCTCTC TCCTAAAGTTAACGACCAG AACCCAAATCCATGTCCTCTCCTAGCCCCACTCGCGCCGTCGACTACTCGGCCCCGCCTCAGATTCTACTCCTCCGAAAATGACTCGTCCGGTGAAAACCCTACCCCTGCTCCCGAGACCAGCTTGGCAACATCCCAGAACAAGGATAGCTCCATCGCAGTCGAGGACGTCAGCAACAAAG ACCTGAAAACAAGGATAGAGAAGTATTTTAAAGGCGATGAAGAGGCGCTCCCATCAATACTTGAAGCAATCCTACAGAGGAAGTTGGCAGGGAAACATGAGGACACTGATGATGAGCTGATGGAAGAGCTCCGAATGAAACCTCTGGATGATGTTAAGGACAAAGAATTTGAATCAGATTTTGAGGAAATGCATGAAACGGATGAAGAGATTGATGATTTGTACAATGCAAGGGATATAGTGATGAAGAGAATGGTTAAGGACGAGTTCTTCAACATGGATGACCAGAAGTGGGAGGGGCTTGTTAAGGAAGCAATCGACCATCAGATCATGAAGGACACAAAGGAGTGTGAGGAGATTTTAGAGGATATGCTTAAATGGGACAACCTTCTCCCAG ATGAGATAAAGAAAAAGGTTGAAGAGAGGTTCAATGAGCTAGGGGATATGTGTGAAAGAGGAGAGATTGAAGCTGAAGAAGCTTATGATCTGTTTAAGAAGTTTGAGGATGAGATGGTCACAGAATGTAAGAATATAATGGAAGCCGAGGGCCCCCCCAAATTTGATGAGACTGATGTGCCAGACATGAAAAAGGACTTAGATGACCCACCTGGTGAGGGGCCTATCCTTAGGTGGCAGACACGGGTAGTCTTTGCTCCTGGTGGTGATGCATGGCACCCCAAAAACAGGAAAGTGAAAATGTCTGTTACTGTGAAAGAGCTTGGCCTTTCAAAGCATCAATTCCGCCGACTCAGGGAATTGGTTGGGAAAAGATACCATCCGGGGAAAGATGAGCTTACAATCACTAGTGAGAG GTTTGAACATCGTGAGGAGAACAGAAAGGATTGCCTTAGGACTCTCTATTCCCTCGTCGAAGAAGCTGGGAAAGCAAAGAAGCTGGTGGAGAATGCCCGAACCTCATATGTCAAGGAGAGACTTAGAGCTAATCCTGCATTTATGGAGAGGTTGCGTGCCAAGACCATGAGAACACGAGAATCTTACATTGCGTCCTCTTGA